The Candidatus Schekmanbacteria bacterium genome contains a region encoding:
- a CDS encoding YggS family pyridoxal phosphate-dependent enzyme: MSAILENYKKVLDRIEKSAIKTGRNPSEITLVAVSKTFPLEKIEEAYDAGARIFGENYIQEAVKKIESFTKKVSWHFIGHLQTNKVKYAVGNFDFIEAVDSLKLCKEIDKRAGVKGIKQKILLEVNLSGEESKYGFSKESLIEEITEIGKLRNISVEGLMTMPPFSTDPEDSRRYFIELRELRDEINSINVEGIEMKELSMGMSNDFEVAIEEGATIVRVGTLIFGQRG; the protein is encoded by the coding sequence ATGTCTGCTATTTTAGAAAACTATAAAAAGGTTTTAGATAGAATTGAAAAGAGCGCTATTAAAACAGGTAGAAATCCTTCTGAAATAACTCTTGTGGCTGTTTCTAAAACATTTCCTTTGGAGAAGATTGAAGAAGCCTATGATGCAGGAGCACGGATATTCGGTGAGAATTATATTCAGGAGGCAGTAAAAAAGATTGAATCCTTCACAAAAAAAGTAAGCTGGCATTTTATAGGACATCTTCAAACAAACAAAGTAAAATATGCAGTAGGTAATTTTGATTTCATCGAGGCAGTCGATTCTTTGAAGCTTTGTAAGGAAATCGACAAACGCGCAGGAGTGAAAGGGATAAAGCAAAAGATACTTCTTGAAGTAAATCTTTCAGGAGAAGAAAGCAAATATGGATTTTCAAAAGAGAGTCTCATTGAAGAAATCACCGAGATAGGAAAATTAAGAAATATTTCTGTTGAAGGGCTAATGACAATGCCTCCATTCAGTACAGATCCTGAAGATTCAAGAAGATATTTTATCGAACTGAGAGAATTAAGGGATGAAATAAATTCGATAAATGTTGAAGGCATTGAGATGAAAGAGCTTTCAATGGGAATGTCAAATGATTTTGAAGTCGCCATTGAGGAAGGTGCGACAATTGTAAGAGTGGGAACTCTGATCTTTGGACAAAGAGGATAG
- a CDS encoding adenylosuccinate synthase: protein MANTLVIGSQWGDEGKGKIVDLISEKSDIICRYQGGPNAGHTVVIGDQKFIFHLLPSGILHRGKKCVIGNGVVIDPATMEEEISMIEKSGITINDNLKISGNAHIIMPYHKILDQQNETKKGKSKIGTTMRGVGPAYTDKVSRMGIRVWDILDEKIFMEKIKANLEEKNFIITNLYNQPPLEEKKIFDDYMKYKERIEKHIVDASLYLKEAINKGLSIIFEGAQGTMLDIDHGTYPFVTSSNTTVGGVLTGLGIPPRYINNILGIAKAYTTRVGAGFFPTELNDADGDALCDIGAEFGATTGRQRRCGWLDLVVLKYAVWVNGINSFAITKLDVLDNFSEIKVCIAYDIDGERVTDYPTNPSAANKIKPIYKTFKGWKKEIKGITEYSKLPPECRDYLEFIEEYTGCKIKIISTGVERNDVIMVNN from the coding sequence ATGGCAAATACATTAGTAATCGGCTCACAATGGGGCGATGAAGGGAAAGGCAAGATAGTTGACCTCATAAGTGAAAAATCAGACATCATTTGCAGATATCAGGGAGGTCCAAACGCAGGCCATACAGTTGTAATTGGAGACCAAAAATTTATATTCCATCTTCTTCCTTCCGGTATTCTTCATCGAGGGAAAAAGTGTGTCATAGGTAATGGTGTTGTAATAGACCCGGCAACAATGGAAGAAGAAATCTCTATGATTGAAAAATCGGGGATTACCATAAACGACAATCTCAAAATAAGCGGCAACGCCCATATCATAATGCCTTATCACAAGATTTTAGACCAGCAGAATGAAACAAAGAAAGGAAAATCTAAAATTGGGACGACAATGCGCGGTGTTGGTCCTGCCTACACTGACAAGGTAAGCAGAATGGGAATTCGTGTTTGGGATATTCTCGATGAAAAAATTTTTATGGAAAAGATAAAGGCAAACTTGGAAGAAAAGAATTTTATAATTACCAATCTTTACAACCAACCGCCATTAGAGGAAAAAAAGATTTTCGATGATTATATGAAATACAAAGAGCGAATCGAGAAGCACATAGTAGATGCCTCTCTCTACTTGAAGGAGGCAATCAACAAAGGATTGTCTATCATCTTTGAAGGCGCTCAGGGTACAATGCTTGACATCGACCATGGAACTTATCCATTTGTTACATCTTCCAACACAACCGTGGGCGGTGTGTTGACAGGATTGGGAATTCCTCCTCGTTATATCAATAACATTCTCGGAATAGCAAAAGCATATACCACAAGAGTAGGTGCAGGTTTTTTCCCAACAGAATTGAATGATGCTGATGGAGATGCATTATGTGATATCGGCGCTGAATTTGGAGCCACTACGGGGAGGCAAAGGCGTTGCGGATGGCTCGACCTCGTTGTCCTGAAATATGCTGTATGGGTAAATGGAATCAATTCCTTTGCAATAACAAAACTCGATGTCCTTGACAATTTCAGCGAGATAAAAGTCTGTATAGCATACGATATAGATGGAGAAAGAGTAACCGACTATCCAACAAATCCGTCTGCAGCAAACAAAATAAAACCTATTTACAAAACTTTCAAAGGGTGGAAGAAGGAAATCAAAGGGATAACTGAATATTCAAAACTTCCTCCTGAATGCAGAGACTATCTCGAATTTATTGAAGAATATACCGGCTGTAAAATAAAGATTATTTCAACTGGTGTTGAAAGAAACGATGTCATTATGGTCAATAACTAA
- a CDS encoding phosphoglycerate dehydrogenase: protein MKVLISDKISPEAIEIFKKNGKIEVDYNPEISHEDLIKEIGKYSALVIRSRTKVKADVIEKADNLKVIGRAGIGVDNVDIDAATSKGILVMNTPGGNTVTTAEHALSMMMSLARKIPFACASMKEGKWEKSKFMGVELFNKTLGIIGMGRIGSIVASRANGLKMKVIAYDPYLSEESAQKLNVQLVNLDELLEKSDFITIHTPLNEATKHIIGREALKKVKKGVRIINCSRGGTVDEDALLEALNDGRVAGAALDVFEEEPPKKLDIVKHENVICTPHLGASTVEAQSNVAIAIAEQISDYLLNGTIRNAVNFPSIEPQLAEKTNIFIELGDKLGSFVSQIAEGRFKEINIEYSGEVTELNTSPITASIVQGVLKQILKSANPVNSLLLAKERGIKIAETTLSEQKVFANLISVKLTTDKEAYSVAGSVFHQNMLRIVKIGEYFLEAPAAGTMLVFSNYDKPGVIGRVGTIMGEANINIAGMILGRSAPGKEALSIVNVDNEIPESVVEKIKQLPNALSVKVVKL from the coding sequence ATGAAGGTATTAATCAGTGATAAAATTTCGCCCGAAGCTATTGAGATTTTCAAGAAAAACGGGAAGATAGAAGTTGATTACAATCCTGAAATAAGCCATGAAGATTTAATCAAAGAAATTGGAAAATACAGTGCTCTTGTAATTAGAAGCAGAACAAAGGTTAAAGCTGATGTAATAGAAAAAGCAGACAATCTCAAAGTGATTGGGAGAGCTGGAATCGGTGTTGACAATGTCGATATAGATGCCGCAACATCGAAGGGTATTCTTGTAATGAATACTCCCGGAGGAAACACTGTAACAACTGCTGAACATGCCCTTTCTATGATGATGTCGCTTGCAAGGAAAATTCCCTTTGCCTGCGCTTCTATGAAAGAAGGAAAATGGGAAAAGTCTAAATTTATGGGTGTCGAACTTTTCAATAAAACCTTAGGCATCATAGGGATGGGAAGAATTGGTTCTATCGTTGCTTCAAGAGCAAATGGCTTGAAGATGAAAGTTATAGCATACGACCCTTACCTATCCGAGGAAAGCGCTCAAAAACTCAATGTCCAGCTCGTAAATCTCGATGAACTTTTGGAAAAATCAGATTTCATCACCATACACACTCCTCTCAATGAAGCAACAAAACATATAATAGGAAGGGAAGCCCTTAAAAAAGTAAAAAAAGGCGTAAGAATTATCAACTGCTCGAGAGGCGGGACTGTTGATGAAGATGCACTGCTTGAAGCTCTGAATGATGGGCGTGTAGCAGGTGCGGCGCTCGATGTCTTCGAAGAAGAGCCGCCAAAAAAATTAGACATTGTAAAACATGAAAATGTTATCTGCACACCTCATCTTGGAGCTTCCACTGTTGAAGCGCAATCAAATGTAGCAATAGCAATAGCTGAGCAAATCTCCGATTATCTCCTAAACGGCACGATTAGAAATGCTGTCAACTTCCCATCTATTGAACCGCAACTCGCAGAAAAGACCAACATCTTCATCGAATTAGGAGATAAACTTGGCAGCTTTGTATCTCAGATTGCAGAAGGCAGATTCAAGGAAATCAACATTGAATACAGCGGTGAAGTTACTGAGCTCAACACTAGTCCTATTACAGCAAGTATAGTACAGGGTGTATTGAAGCAGATATTGAAAAGCGCCAATCCTGTCAATTCGCTTCTCCTTGCAAAAGAAAGAGGAATAAAGATTGCTGAAACAACATTGAGCGAGCAAAAGGTATTTGCAAACCTAATATCAGTCAAACTCACTACTGACAAAGAAGCATATTCTGTTGCAGGTTCAGTTTTTCATCAAAATATGCTAAGAATAGTAAAAATTGGAGAATACTTTCTTGAAGCTCCTGCGGCTGGTACAATGTTGGTCTTCTCCAACTATGACAAACCCGGTGTAATAGGAAGAGTGGGAACAATAATGGGCGAAGCAAACATCAATATAGCAGGAATGATTCTCGGAAGGTCAGCACCCGGAAAAGAAGCTCTTTCCATTGTAAATGTTGATAATGAAATACCTGAATCAGTTGTTGAAAAAATAAAGCAACTCCCAAACGCCCTCAGCGTTAAGGTGGTCAAGTTATAA
- a CDS encoding septal ring lytic transglycosylase RlpA family protein: protein MKNSISKNIRLQKDIKRFLCILSILSFLSCAISIPEKKETKKVSKVTYRERGIASWYGKKFHGRLTASGEVYDMYGISAAHKTLPLGTVCKVTNLRNGRSIVLRINDRGPFVKGRIIDLSYGAAKKLGFAKEGLTEVLIEANVKKKRWIGDYSIQVGSFIYKKNAVRLKNKLAKKYGSAFIEKYNDGKNTYYRVKVGHFKTPNSANNVMKKLSKEGFDAFIVSNK, encoded by the coding sequence ATGAAGAACTCCATTTCAAAAAATATCCGTCTGCAGAAAGACATTAAACGATTTTTGTGTATCCTTTCTATATTATCTTTTTTATCTTGCGCTATATCTATTCCTGAAAAGAAAGAAACAAAAAAAGTATCAAAGGTTACATACCGTGAAAGAGGAATAGCATCGTGGTATGGAAAGAAATTTCATGGACGACTTACTGCAAGCGGTGAAGTTTATGATATGTATGGCATAAGTGCGGCACATAAGACACTCCCTTTGGGGACTGTTTGTAAAGTTACAAATTTGAGAAACGGCAGAAGTATTGTTCTAAGAATAAATGACAGAGGTCCCTTTGTAAAAGGAAGAATTATTGATTTGAGTTATGGAGCGGCAAAGAAATTAGGATTTGCCAAAGAAGGATTAACTGAAGTATTGATAGAAGCCAATGTAAAGAAAAAAAGATGGATAGGGGACTATTCAATTCAGGTTGGCTCCTTCATTTATAAGAAAAATGCAGTCCGATTAAAAAATAAACTTGCAAAAAAGTATGGGTCAGCTTTTATAGAAAAATATAACGATGGAAAGAATACTTATTATAGGGTTAAAGTTGGACACTTCAAGACGCCAAATTCAGCTAATAATGTTATGAAGAAGCTTTCAAAAGAGGGATTTGACGCCTTCATTGTTTCAAATAAATAG